CTCTTTGTTAGAGTCGGTTTTTTATATATGTATCCCAGTTCTTTCAGCCCTGTTTTGTGCATAGTGTTAAATAAATCGACAGCTTACTGGAGGAGAGGTTATGGCTTACAATGTACTTTTGTTTGCAGATCCAGGTATAGATGATTCATTTGCAATCATGTATGCTTTACTGAATCCGAAAATCAATTTAGTAGGAATTGTAAGCGGATATGGGAATACGCCAAAAGAACAGTCCATAAGAAATACCGCATATCTATTAAGTTTGGCTGGGAGAGAGGATATCCCAATTATTGCGGGGGCAGCAGGACCATTATCAGGAGAACTCGTCCAATATTATCCAGAAATTCATGGAAAGGAAGGTTTAGGTCCAATTAAACCGCCTGATACGTTACAAAACGTAAAGGTGTTTGATTTTAACAAGATTCTTGAAATTGTCAATCAGTATAAAGGAAATATCGTGATTGTTTCAGTTGGTCGATTAACAGAGTTATCTTTAATGTTTATAATATATGGAGATCATGCATTGAAAGATGTAACGGCTTTTTATATTATGGGCGGAGCATTCTTAGTTCCTGGAAATATTAGCGCAGAAGCGGAAGCGAATTTTTATGTTGACCCAATAGCAGCATACACTGTTATGGAGAAAGCACATAATATTTATTTACATCCATTAAATATTACAAATAAAGCAATTGTTACACCCGAATTGATCAGTCAGCTTGCAGAAAGAAGTCCCACGCCTTTTAAACCATTAATTAAACCTGCTTTTGATTATTATTATAGAGCTTATCAAACGAATGTTCCTGGTATTAAAGGAGCCCCTCTTCACGATGTTGTCCCATTAATGGCGTTGACTGACCCAGAATTAGTAAAATATATCCCTAGGCGTGTTAGAGTAGAGCAATTTGGAGACGCAAAGGGAAAAAGTATTGCAGATTTTCGACCAAGACCTGACAAAGAGCCTCTTGAAAGCTTAGATTATATTGGTATGGAAGCGGATATTCAAAAATTCACCCAGGATTTTAAAGATACCTTTTTACGTGGTGATTTTAATAAACAATGAAACTCCTTTTGGGGTTTATTTTTTTTGATTTAGGCTATGTTTAAGAACATTGTTGAATTTTATACCCTGTTGATTGAAGCGCCTGGAGAGGAAATCAACAGACAATTTTATCAAAGCAATGACTAAAATAAAAAAGGATTTAAATATGAAATGGTGAATTATTACTAGGTATGGAAAGGGGAGGAAAAGACAATGAAACAGGTACTAGTATTAGGAGGAACACAATTTTTTGGTAAGTCGCTTGTTGGAAAATTAATTAACGCAAACATTGCTGTAACTATAGCTACTCGAGGAAACTCAAAGGATCCTTTTGGTGATAAAGTAGAAAGATTAATTATTGACCGTGAGGACCGAACTTCACTGCAACGTGCCTTTGAAGGGAAAAGTTGGGATGTTGTTTATGATCAATCTTGCCTTTCACCACAAGAAGCAAAAGATGCGGCAGTATCATTAAAGGGAAAGGTTAAGAGGTATATATTTACTTCAACTATGGCTGTTTATGATTATGGTGAAAAGCATAAAGAAGACAACTTTGACCCATTCAACTTTAGTTTTCAATTTAAAACTAGAGGGGAGTATCCTGGTTATTTAGGATACCAAGAGGCAAAGAGGGCAGCTGAAGCTTATTTATTTCAAGAAACAGATTTCGATGTAGTGGCCGTACGTTTTCCACTTGTAATTGGCAAAGATGATTATACAAATAGATTAAAGTTTCATGTAGACAGAATCTTAAGCAATAATCCTATAGGCATTAAATTTCCGGATGCAAGATATAGTTTTATTACCTCTGATGAAGCCGCGGAATTTTTACTGAGTATGGGCAGTGATGCTTTTATAGGGACCATAAACCCTGGGTGTAAAGAGGATATCTCTTTAAGGGATTTGCTTGGAAGAATCGAAGAAAAAATAGGACGCTCCTCCATCATCACGAAAGAATTATCAAAAGAAAATGCTTCACCATATGGTATGGATGGTTCTTGGTCTATTAATACAGATAAAGTGAACCATTTAGGCTATCAATTTAGTGAATTAAAGGAGGTATTAGATAAATTAATACAGTATTATATGAGCGTAAAAGTGTAAAAAGCAGGGAGAAATATTCCCTGCTTTCTAATCAACAGCGTTTTCTTTACAGTAGGATAAAACCAAAGCTTCTTCGTCAACTTCTAAAGCAAAATCAAGAACTTTTTCACTGCCGCGTTCATAAAAATAGTAGTTTGTAATCTTATCTTCGTTTTCATCCGTAACGTAAATAACTTTTAATCCGATGCCATTCTCGGAATAAAGTTCGTCCTCTTCATCAATTTCAAGCTCTAGGAAAAATTCATATCGTTCACCCGAAAGTAAACCGAACGGATCTTCTAGCTTTTCTACTTCATGACCAGTAATATTCAAGGTGATCATCCTTTTCTTTTTATTAGACCTTTATATTATACACATTTTTCGTCATAACAGAAAAAATACTGGTAATTTAAAATTCTATCTACTCAAAGGTATTTGAAACAACGTCAGTATTTCTGGCGTTGTTTTTTTATGGAAATAGATTGCTTTGGGGAAAATAGAGTCTGATTAGAAGCTAATATCGGTACTTATATTTGAAAAAACGTTCAAAAACAGTCAAAATTTAAATGTTTTTGAAAGAAAATGATTGATTTTTGGAATCGTTTTCAGTATGATAGAAACAAATATAGAAGTTGAAGGTGATTATGTGTTAACACCAGAAAGGCATCGAATTATTCTTCAATTATTGAAAGAAAAAAGTATAGTAAAGATTCATGAGGTAATGGAGCTTACGAATTCCTCAGAATCAACGATTCGGAGAGATTTTTCCCAGCTAGAGGAGCAAAGGTTTTTAAAGAGGATTCACGGGGGAGCCTCCAGATTACAAGGCAAACTTCAAGAGCCAAGTATGATTGAGAAATCTACCAAAAACCTTCAAGAAAAAAGGTTAATAGCAAAATATGCTGCTGAATTAGTTGATGAGGGAGATACAATTTATTTAGATGCAGGTTCAACATTACTAGAAATGATCGAATTCTTGCCAAATAAAGATATTGTTGTGGTTACCAATGGTTTGATGCATGTAGAACCTTTATTAAATAAAAGAATCACCACCTACTTGATTGGTGGATTAATAAAGCCAAACACCAATGCTTTCATTGGTAGAGGTGCTTTAGAGAGTCTTGATTTATATCGGTTTGATAAGTGTTTTATGGGGGTCAATGGTATACATTCACAACTTGGCTTTACTACACCTGATCAAGAAGAGGCAATGGTAAAACAAAAAGCGATATCTCTTTCTAGAGAGGCTTATGTTTTAGCAGATAACTCAAAGTTCGCTGAAATATCATTTGCAAGAATTGCCGACCTTCATGAAGCAACCATATTAACGAATGAATTAGAGAAAGAAATCGCGGAGCAATATCGCACTAAAACATCAATAAAGGTAGTGACATCATGATCTACACATTAACTTTAAATCCATCAGTTGATTATATTGTTCAACTCGATAGCTTTCAATTAGGTGAATTAAATCGTACAGTCAGTGAAACAAAGTTTCCTGGAGGTAAGGGCATCAATGTATCAAGGGTTTTAAAGCAATTCGGAGCAAAGAGTAAAGCTCTTGGGTTTATTGGCGGTTTTACTGGCTCATACATTGAACAATTTCTTCAAAATGAGAATATTGAGACAAATTTTGTAGCTGTGTCAGAAGATACCCGTATAAATATCAAGCTTAAAACAGGAACAGAATCAGAAATAAATGCGAAAGGACCAAAAATTTCTGAAGATGATTTCAAGCGACTAAAGTCTCAGATTGGAAAATTAGATGCGAAGGATTTATTGGTATTGGCTGGAAGCATCCCTTCCTCATTACCCAAAACCACATATGAAGAACTTGTTAAAATCTGTAAAGAAAATGGAACTCCATTTGTTGTTGATGCGGAAGGAGAGCTTTTGAAAAAGGTCCTATCCTATGAACCCTTTCTTATTAAACCGAATCATCACGAGCTAGGGGAGTTATTTGATACGACTATTACCTGTGTAGAGGAAGTCATACCCTATGCTCAAAAACTTGTGGAGATGGGTGCAAAGAATGTCATTGTATCTCTTGCAGGAGACGGAGCAGTTTTAATTAATAAGGAAATTGTTTTATTTGCTGAAGTTCCAAAAGGTGTAGTAAAGAACTCTGTTGGTGCCGGTGATTCCATGGTGGCGGGATTTGTAGCCGCTTATCAAACGACATCTACTATTGCTGAGGCATTTCAATATAGTGTTGCTTCTGGGAGTGCTACTGCTTTTTCATTAGGACTATGCACAAGAGAAAAAATAGAGGAACTATTACCACAAGTTCGTATTAGGGAGATCAAGTAAGGGGGAGCAATCATGAAAATTACAGAATTGCTATCAAAAAATACGATTCTATTAAATATTCAGGGGAATCAAAAAGAAGAAGCAATTAACCAACTTGTTGATATTTTACATCATGCTGATAAGATATCTGACCGGTCTGAATTTAAGGCAGCTATTTTAAAGCGTGAAGAGCAGAGTACTACAGGGATTGGAGACGGAATCGCAATCCCACATGCTAAAACCAAGGCTGTAAAGGAAGCAGCCATTGTATTTGGTAAGTCTGCAACTGGGGTGAATTACGAATCGTTAGATGGGAAACCAGCACATTTGTTTTTTATGATAGCTGCCCCAGAAGGTGCAAATAATACTCACTTAGAAGCATTAGCAAGGCTTTCTGGCCTGTTAATGAAAGCAGAAGTACGTTATGAACTTTTAAAGGCAATCACACCTGAAGAAATTATTGAGATAATTAATCGTTATGATAAAGAGGAAAAACAAGAACCTGTTAGTACTAAGAAAAAAGATTTCATCGTTGCAGTTACTGGTTGTCCAACGGGTATTGCCCATACTTACATGGCTGCAGACTCTTTAAAAGCAAAAGCAGTAGAAATGGGCGTCGATATAAAAGTTGAAACCAATGGTTCAGGTGGAGCAAAAAACGTTCTAACTAAGGAAGAAATCGATAAAGCTACTGCGGTTATTATTGCAGCAGATATCAACGTAGAAATGGAACGCTTTAAGGGAAAGCATGTTATCCAAGCAGCTGTTGCTGAGGGAATTCGTCGTCCACAGCAATTAATTGAACAGGCGTTAAAACAGGATGCTCCCATCTATAATGGAAATGGAAACAAAGGTGTTCAAGAGACTGAGAAGAAGGGGTCACGCACAGGCTTTTACAAGCATTTAATGAACGGTGTTTCAAATATGCTTCCGTTGTGTAGTAGGTGGAGGTATTTTAATCGCCATTTGTTTTATGTTTGGATATAACTCCTTTAAGCCTGGTGATCCAACTTATAACCCAATCTCTGAAGCATTAATGACGATAGGTGGAGGAAACGCATTTGGACTAATTGTTCCAGTTCTTGCAGGGTTTATAGCACTGAGTATTGCGGATCGTCCTGGATTTGCACCAGGTATGGTTGGCGGTATGATGGCCGCAAGTGGCGGGGCAGGCTTCTTGGGTGGATTAGTGGCTGGTTTTCTAGCAGGTTATGTGGTTCTCCTTCTGAAGAAATTATTAACTGGTTTGCCACGTTCACTAGAAGGAATAAAGAGTATTCTGCTTTACCCGCTTTTCGGTATTGCGATTACAGGATTTATCATGTTATATGTCGTTAACAAACCGGTTGCATGGTTAAATGGAACGATTGCTGATTGGCTAACAGGTTTGGGAACGGGAAATGCTGTATTATTAGGGATTGTACTCGGGCTTATGATGTCCTTTGATATGGGTGGCCCGGTAAATAAAGCAGCATACGTATTTGGGACTGGATTATTGGCAAGTGGTGTTTATGAGCCAATGGCTGCTATTATGGCGGCAGGTATGGTACCACCATTAGCAATAGCAATTGCAACAACATTGTTTAAAAATAAATTCAATGAGCAAGACAGAGATGCAGGAAAAGCATGCTATGTTATGGGATTATCTTTTATCACAGAAGGTGCAATTCCATTTGCAGCTGCAGACCCTATTCGAGTCATCCCATCAGTTATGGTTGGTTCCGCCATTTCCGGTGCCCTTTCTATGGCTTTTGGTATAGGTCTACGTGCACCACACGGAGGAATATTCGTTGTACCGTTGGTTGAAGGTGGCGCATGGTTTTATGCACTTGCCATATTAATTGGTTCTATCGTATCTGCACTATTAATAGGCTTCCTAAAAAAACCCGTTAAATAATGATTAAAGAGGCAAACTCATTTAGAGTCTGCCTCTTTAAGATTAATTAGTTGATTCTGATTGAGGCTTAATAAAGATCATTGCCACAATGGCAGCTATAATACTTAAACTGCTCAATAAAATAAAAATCCAATGGCTGGATTGTTTTAACAATAGAGCAATAATTGGAGGTCCTGCTGCAACGCCAATAAATCTCATGGAACTGTAAATTGAAGTAATCGTACCTCTTTCTTCTTTTTCGACTCCTTCTGTAATTAGTGCATCCAGGCATGGAAGACTAAGGCCGATTCCTATGCCGCTAATTAAGAACATAGAAAGCATATACCAAAGCTTAATGGAAAACCATAATGCTCCAATAGATAGCGCAGCAGAAATAATTCCCGCAAATGTGAGCCACTTCATTAAAACTTTGTTCTTTTTAATTACTTTACCGCTGATGAATGAAGACAGACACAATGCCCCAAGCGGCAACGCCAGGAAGAAGCCTTTTTTAAGATCTTTAATATTATGTTCCTTTTCAAAAATTTCAGAGAGATAAAACAAGATTCCGAAAAGAACGAGCATAAGAATGCCTCCAATAAAAAA
The window above is part of the Bacillus sp. SORGH_AS_0510 genome. Proteins encoded here:
- a CDS encoding nucleoside hydrolase, whose protein sequence is MAYNVLLFADPGIDDSFAIMYALLNPKINLVGIVSGYGNTPKEQSIRNTAYLLSLAGREDIPIIAGAAGPLSGELVQYYPEIHGKEGLGPIKPPDTLQNVKVFDFNKILEIVNQYKGNIVIVSVGRLTELSLMFIIYGDHALKDVTAFYIMGGAFLVPGNISAEAEANFYVDPIAAYTVMEKAHNIYLHPLNITNKAIVTPELISQLAERSPTPFKPLIKPAFDYYYRAYQTNVPGIKGAPLHDVVPLMALTDPELVKYIPRRVRVEQFGDAKGKSIADFRPRPDKEPLESLDYIGMEADIQKFTQDFKDTFLRGDFNKQ
- a CDS encoding NAD-dependent epimerase/dehydratase family protein translates to MKQVLVLGGTQFFGKSLVGKLINANIAVTIATRGNSKDPFGDKVERLIIDREDRTSLQRAFEGKSWDVVYDQSCLSPQEAKDAAVSLKGKVKRYIFTSTMAVYDYGEKHKEDNFDPFNFSFQFKTRGEYPGYLGYQEAKRAAEAYLFQETDFDVVAVRFPLVIGKDDYTNRLKFHVDRILSNNPIGIKFPDARYSFITSDEAAEFLLSMGSDAFIGTINPGCKEDISLRDLLGRIEEKIGRSSIITKELSKENASPYGMDGSWSINTDKVNHLGYQFSELKEVLDKLIQYYMSVKV
- a CDS encoding DUF6509 family protein, producing the protein MITLNITGHEVEKLEDPFGLLSGERYEFFLELEIDEEDELYSENGIGLKVIYVTDENEDKITNYYFYERGSEKVLDFALEVDEEALVLSYCKENAVD
- the pfkB gene encoding 1-phosphofructokinase yields the protein MIYTLTLNPSVDYIVQLDSFQLGELNRTVSETKFPGGKGINVSRVLKQFGAKSKALGFIGGFTGSYIEQFLQNENIETNFVAVSEDTRINIKLKTGTESEINAKGPKISEDDFKRLKSQIGKLDAKDLLVLAGSIPSSLPKTTYEELVKICKENGTPFVVDAEGELLKKVLSYEPFLIKPNHHELGELFDTTITCVEEVIPYAQKLVEMGAKNVIVSLAGDGAVLINKEIVLFAEVPKGVVKNSVGAGDSMVAGFVAAYQTTSTIAEAFQYSVASGSATAFSLGLCTREKIEELLPQVRIREIK
- a CDS encoding DeoR/GlpR family DNA-binding transcription regulator, which translates into the protein MLTPERHRIILQLLKEKSIVKIHEVMELTNSSESTIRRDFSQLEEQRFLKRIHGGASRLQGKLQEPSMIEKSTKNLQEKRLIAKYAAELVDEGDTIYLDAGSTLLEMIEFLPNKDIVVVTNGLMHVEPLLNKRITTYLIGGLIKPNTNAFIGRGALESLDLYRFDKCFMGVNGIHSQLGFTTPDQEEAMVKQKAISLSREAYVLADNSKFAEISFARIADLHEATILTNELEKEIAEQYRTKTSIKVVTS